Part of the Tolypothrix sp. PCC 7910 genome, ATTAACTGCGATCGCTATTAGGTTTCAAAATTAGTTATGACTCAGAATGACAGTAATATTCAGTCAAATACTCAGCCTTCTTCTTCCCATTCTGGTTCCAGATATTGGGGCCATGTAGAACTGGTAGAAGAAGGCGAAAACTATAGAATTAGTCGAGTAGAAATCAAACCTAGACATGGAATTAAACCACAAATCCATTATCATCGGAATGAACACTGGGTGGTAGTTTCTGGTGTTGCCAGGGTGACTTGTGGTGAACAAGAACTATTATTGAATCGTAATGAATCTACTTATGTTCCGGCTGCAACACTGCATAAGGTAGAAAATCCTGGATCTATTCCCCTAGTAATTTTGGAAATTCAAAACGGTGAGTATTTAGGGGAGGATGATACTGAGCGCCCTTTTGACCTAAATTTGGTGAAATCTGCCAGTGAAATTACTAATTCGTAATTAGGAAATTCAGTTAATATCTAAGTTTTATGGTTTGAAACAGGGTATTCAACTGTATACATAGGGAAAGGGTACAGCAATGCTGTACCCTTTCGCGAATACGATTCGATTCAGAATTTTTCGTTATGATTTTGGGGTTGGAAAGACGCGATAAATCGCGTCTCTACAAGATGTAAACGTCAATCGATTTGTGTTAAGCTAATGCGCGTCTAAATTGCATCTAGAAAATCATTTTTTGTTATTTCCTTAACTAACCCCGGCTTCAGCCTTTTCCTTTACAGGTGGTACATAGGGTTTCTCTGCACCTTGGGCGAGATATTCTGCTAGCTGGCTTTCTATTTGATCGCGCACAATTTGGCGATACTCTAGAAAATGCTCGTTGTGGGCACAAGCTGAAAGATAATGCTCGGCAACACCAGGGTTACGCTTGATAATACTAAATAAGTGATGCCAGAATTTCCAGCGGGTTTCGCGTTTAATACCTTGTCGCCAGATGACAATCAATAGCGCTTTAATTACTACCAACTCTGGCCATTTAAATGGTGCTTTCCAAGTTGGCGCACCCATCATTAAAAAGCAGCGGTAGGTACGATCCAAATATTTCACTGGATCGTATAAAGCACAAAATGCTTCGATGTATTCTCTAGCAATATCTTCCAGGGGACGGGTAGCAACAAAGTTCATCAAGGTTGTTTGGTTGATGTTGCCGTCTTTGTTTTCCCGCAATCTACCTTCTTTTTTCAGGCGATGCCACAAGGCTGTGTTGGGTAGCGCTTGTAACATGGCGAAAGTTGTAGAAGGAATGGCAGCTTGTTCAGCAAACCGAACAATGCGATCGCCTGCACCTGCTTTTTCCCCGTCAAACCCGATAATAAA contains:
- a CDS encoding phosphomannose isomerase type II C-terminal cupin domain, which produces MTQNDSNIQSNTQPSSSHSGSRYWGHVELVEEGENYRISRVEIKPRHGIKPQIHYHRNEHWVVVSGVARVTCGEQELLLNRNESTYVPAATLHKVENPGSIPLVILEIQNGEYLGEDDTERPFDLNLVKSASEITNS